From the genome of Amycolatopsis sp. NBC_01488, one region includes:
- the map gene encoding type I methionyl aminopeptidase, with protein MSVRAPLVPGVQTPRRDVPSSISRPEYVDKPAPKRDTGSGVRTPEVIEAMRVASRIAAQALEEGGKAVKPGATTDDIDQVVHEFLLDHHAYPSTLGYRRFPKSCCTSLNEVICHGIPDSTLIEDGDICNIDVTAYIGGVHGDTNATFLAGDVSEEARLLVERTREATLRAIKAVRPGRQLNVIGRVIEAYAKRFGYGVVRDFTGHGVGPAFHTPPTVLHYEEPSVDTIIEEGMTFTIEPMITLGTIDYDIWPDDWTVTTKDKKWTAQFEHTLVVTADGSEILTLP; from the coding sequence ATGTCCGTTCGTGCCCCGCTGGTTCCCGGCGTCCAGACGCCGCGCCGTGACGTCCCCAGTTCCATTTCCCGTCCCGAGTACGTGGACAAGCCGGCGCCGAAGCGGGACACCGGCAGCGGCGTGCGCACGCCCGAGGTGATCGAGGCGATGCGCGTGGCGAGCCGGATCGCGGCGCAGGCCCTGGAGGAGGGCGGCAAGGCGGTCAAGCCGGGCGCCACCACGGACGACATCGACCAGGTGGTGCACGAGTTCCTGCTCGACCACCACGCCTACCCCTCGACGCTGGGCTACCGCCGGTTCCCGAAGTCGTGCTGCACCTCGCTCAACGAGGTCATCTGCCACGGCATCCCGGACTCGACGCTGATCGAGGACGGCGACATCTGCAACATCGACGTGACGGCCTACATCGGCGGCGTCCACGGCGACACGAACGCGACGTTCCTGGCCGGCGACGTCTCCGAGGAGGCGCGCCTGCTGGTGGAGCGCACCCGCGAGGCGACGCTGCGGGCGATCAAGGCGGTCCGGCCGGGCCGGCAGCTCAACGTCATCGGCCGGGTCATCGAGGCCTACGCCAAGCGCTTCGGCTACGGCGTGGTCCGCGACTTCACCGGCCACGGCGTCGGCCCGGCATTCCACACGCCGCCGACGGTCCTGCACTACGAAGAGCCCTCCGTCGACACGATCATCGAGGAGGGCATGACCTTCACGATCGAGCCGATGATCACCCTGGGCACCATCGACTACGACATCTGGCCCGACGACTGGACCGTCACCACGAAGGACAAGAAGTGGACGGCCCAGTTCGAGCACACCCTCGTGGTGACGGCCGACGGCAGCGAGATCCTCACGCTGCCGTAG
- a CDS encoding penicillin-binding transpeptidase domain-containing protein, with protein sequence MSARRHRALAVLLLLLVAATTAGCSGDGPEDALSAFLDAVASGDVAAAAAKTDSPDAAKTVLSQVRGVLEPESLDVDDEEVKEPASGDTVTAGYQLTWHLPHGRTWTYRADAQLRAAENGWQVHWQPTVVHPQLAVGQTLGVLPQLPETAPVLDRDGVPLMRPQTVIGVVVDPQKTGNASAVAGSLAKALHRYEPSVTGRSVLDGMSKTKPGDAYSVISLRAGDYQRVKPVIYDLPGVRFASQERLLPVTRGSGQQVLPGIRALVEQQLAGAAGWRIVTRGVTGAEVSELKAEPPRPSPAVTSTLSARIQAAAEKALETEPYPAALVAIQPSSGDILAVAQNQVADDEGSLALAGRFPPGSTFKIVTAAAALSAGDVEADSPVDCPGTTTIENRVIPNEGRFDLGRVPLKTAFARSCNTTFARLAAGLPSSALTDAARSFGIGADFVVPGLTTVTGAVPASDSAVQRAENGFGQGTVVTSPFGMALAAATVQAGKVPTPSIVKGLPAATQNVGDPPSDDVLGALRAMMREVVTAGTATGLRDIPDVAGKTGTAQFGDGSQSHGWFVGYRGDLAFAVLLTEAGSSKPAVQAAHRFLTGLG encoded by the coding sequence ATGAGTGCACGTCGACACCGTGCCCTCGCGGTGCTGCTGCTGCTGCTCGTCGCCGCGACCACGGCCGGGTGCTCGGGCGACGGTCCCGAGGACGCCCTCTCCGCGTTCCTCGACGCCGTCGCGTCCGGGGACGTCGCCGCCGCGGCCGCGAAAACCGACTCCCCGGACGCCGCCAAGACCGTGCTGTCCCAGGTCCGCGGCGTGCTCGAGCCGGAGTCCCTCGACGTCGACGACGAAGAGGTCAAGGAGCCGGCGAGCGGTGACACCGTCACCGCCGGCTACCAGCTCACCTGGCACCTGCCGCACGGGCGCACCTGGACCTACCGCGCCGACGCCCAGCTGCGCGCGGCCGAGAACGGCTGGCAGGTGCACTGGCAGCCGACCGTCGTGCACCCGCAGCTGGCCGTCGGCCAGACCCTCGGCGTGCTGCCGCAGCTGCCGGAGACCGCGCCGGTCCTCGACCGCGACGGTGTGCCGCTGATGCGCCCGCAGACCGTGATCGGGGTGGTCGTCGACCCGCAGAAGACCGGCAACGCGAGTGCGGTCGCCGGGTCGCTCGCCAAGGCGCTGCACCGGTACGAGCCGTCGGTCACCGGCCGCTCGGTGCTGGACGGGATGAGCAAGACCAAGCCCGGCGACGCCTACTCGGTGATCAGCCTGCGGGCCGGGGACTACCAGCGGGTCAAGCCGGTGATCTACGACCTGCCCGGTGTCCGGTTCGCCAGCCAGGAGCGGCTGCTGCCGGTCACCCGCGGTTCCGGGCAGCAGGTGTTACCCGGCATCCGCGCCCTGGTCGAGCAGCAGCTGGCCGGGGCGGCCGGCTGGCGGATCGTCACCCGGGGCGTCACCGGCGCCGAGGTCTCCGAGCTGAAGGCCGAGCCGCCGCGTCCGTCGCCCGCGGTCACCAGCACGCTCAGCGCGCGGATCCAGGCCGCCGCCGAGAAGGCCCTCGAAACCGAGCCCTACCCGGCCGCGCTGGTGGCGATCCAGCCGTCGAGCGGGGACATCCTCGCCGTGGCGCAGAACCAGGTCGCCGACGACGAAGGCTCGCTGGCGCTGGCCGGCCGCTTCCCGCCGGGGTCGACGTTCAAGATCGTCACGGCGGCGGCCGCGCTGTCGGCGGGCGACGTCGAAGCCGACAGCCCGGTCGACTGCCCCGGCACGACGACGATCGAGAACCGCGTCATCCCGAACGAAGGCCGGTTCGACCTCGGGCGCGTCCCGTTGAAGACGGCGTTCGCGCGCTCGTGCAACACGACCTTCGCGCGGCTCGCCGCGGGGCTGCCGTCGTCGGCGCTCACCGACGCCGCCCGCTCGTTCGGGATCGGCGCGGACTTCGTCGTCCCCGGCCTGACCACGGTGACCGGCGCCGTCCCGGCCAGCGACTCGGCCGTCCAGCGGGCCGAAAACGGCTTCGGCCAGGGCACGGTGGTGACCAGCCCGTTCGGCATGGCGCTGGCCGCGGCCACCGTGCAGGCGGGGAAGGTGCCGACGCCGTCGATCGTCAAGGGCCTGCCGGCGGCGACGCAGAACGTCGGCGACCCGCCGTCGGACGACGTCCTGGGCGCGCTGCGCGCGATGATGCGCGAGGTCGTCACCGCGGGCACCGCGACCGGGCTGCGGGACATCCCCGACGTCGCGGGCAAGACCGGCACCGCCCAGTTCGGCGACGGCTCGCAGTCGCACGGCTGGTTCGTCGGCTACCGCGGCGACCTGGCGTTCGCCGTGCTGCTGACCGAGGCCGGGTCGTCGAAACCGGCGGTGCAGGCCGCCCACCGGTTCCTGACGGGGCTCGGCTGA
- a CDS encoding GNAT family N-acetyltransferase, whose amino-acid sequence MLRLAGARLLDDRDYPAVRAALAADPVGSCMVSARVEAAGLDPWRLGGELWAADNRPVRAGRLQGLCFSGPNLIPLRGNAPALRSFADRALRRQRTCSSLVGPAEQVLGLWDELEDEWGPAREVRDDQPLMALDTTPLVKADPLVRPVRPDELERYLPAAVAMFIEEVGVDPRSGDGGASYRARVTELIGAGRAFARFENGEVVFKAEIGAMSATVGQIQGVWVHPDRRGDGLGTAGTAAVVNRLVKGLGRTASLYVNAFNTPALAAYRKIGFQQVGQYATVLF is encoded by the coding sequence GTGTTGCGGCTTGCAGGTGCACGGCTGCTCGATGATCGGGACTATCCGGCGGTCCGTGCCGCGCTCGCCGCCGACCCGGTGGGCAGCTGCATGGTCAGCGCCCGGGTCGAGGCTGCCGGTCTCGACCCGTGGCGGCTCGGTGGTGAGCTCTGGGCCGCCGACAACCGTCCGGTCCGGGCCGGACGGCTCCAAGGCCTGTGCTTTTCCGGGCCCAACCTCATCCCGCTGCGCGGCAACGCCCCCGCACTTCGCTCCTTCGCCGACCGCGCGCTGCGGCGGCAACGCACCTGCTCGTCGCTCGTCGGCCCGGCCGAGCAGGTCCTCGGCCTGTGGGACGAGCTCGAGGACGAGTGGGGCCCGGCCCGGGAAGTCCGCGACGACCAGCCGCTGATGGCCCTCGACACGACGCCGCTCGTCAAGGCCGATCCGCTGGTGCGGCCCGTCCGGCCGGACGAGCTCGAGCGGTACCTGCCCGCGGCCGTCGCGATGTTCATCGAAGAAGTCGGCGTCGACCCGCGCAGCGGTGACGGCGGCGCCAGCTACCGCGCCCGCGTCACCGAGCTGATCGGCGCCGGGCGGGCCTTCGCGCGGTTCGAGAACGGCGAGGTCGTCTTCAAGGCCGAGATCGGCGCGATGTCGGCGACCGTCGGGCAGATCCAGGGCGTCTGGGTGCACCCCGACCGCCGCGGCGACGGACTCGGCACCGCCGGCACCGCCGCCGTGGTCAACCGGCTCGTCAAAGGACTGGGCCGCACCGCCAGCCTCTACGTCAACGCCTTCAACACCCCGGCCCTCGCGGCCTACCGCAAGATCGGCTTCCAGCAGGTCGGCCAGTACGCGACGGTGCTCTTCTAG
- a CDS encoding VOC family protein, translating to MTPEPNVWPALRYDDAPAAVRFLVDVLGFTEALVVPEGASIAHAELRWPEGGAVMLGSVRPPDGIHDAMKPGTAAVYVVSDKVDEVYGRVKEAGAEITAELTDTEYGSHTFSLRDPEGNAWTIGTYRGA from the coding sequence ATGACTCCTGAACCGAACGTCTGGCCCGCCCTCCGCTACGACGACGCCCCGGCGGCGGTCCGCTTCCTGGTCGACGTCCTGGGCTTCACCGAGGCACTGGTGGTGCCGGAGGGTGCGTCGATCGCCCACGCGGAGCTGCGCTGGCCCGAGGGCGGCGCGGTGATGCTGGGCAGCGTCCGCCCACCGGACGGAATCCACGACGCGATGAAGCCCGGCACGGCAGCGGTGTACGTGGTGTCGGACAAGGTGGACGAGGTGTACGGGCGCGTGAAGGAGGCGGGAGCGGAGATCACGGCGGAGCTGACGGACACCGAGTACGGCTCCCACACCTTCAGCCTCCGCGACCCGGAGGGAAATGCCTGGACGATCGGCACTTACCGCGGCGCCTGA
- a CDS encoding helix-turn-helix domain-containing protein has protein sequence MSVTWAVRQPHPVVRPLVTRYVGYAQDEVTLPVHRGLPSRYVTLVISLAEPVRMAGHSLQALVGGLHTRAVLIRQDRVQEGLQLELDPLGVRTLFGVTAAELSGEVVDLAEFGLGSLPERLRALAWEERFALLDEVLAARAVSPVAPPPELGEAWRRMRGADGRVRVTELAGEVGWSRRHLGERFRAELGLAPKQAARVLRFERAGRLLRQGRSDLAAVAVECGYYDQAHLTNEWRALAGCTPGTWIAEELPFLQDEEVAAGETRGHDS, from the coding sequence GTGAGCGTGACCTGGGCCGTCCGGCAGCCGCACCCCGTGGTGCGGCCGCTGGTCACGCGCTATGTCGGGTACGCGCAGGACGAGGTGACGCTGCCGGTCCACCGCGGGCTGCCGTCCCGGTATGTGACGCTGGTCATCAGCCTGGCCGAGCCGGTCCGCATGGCCGGGCACAGCCTGCAGGCGCTCGTCGGCGGGCTGCACACCCGTGCGGTGCTGATCCGGCAGGACCGCGTGCAGGAGGGGCTGCAGCTGGAGCTCGACCCGCTGGGCGTGCGGACGCTCTTCGGCGTCACGGCGGCGGAGCTGAGCGGCGAGGTCGTGGACCTCGCCGAGTTCGGTCTGGGATCGCTGCCGGAGCGGCTGCGTGCGCTCGCCTGGGAGGAGCGGTTCGCGCTGCTCGACGAGGTGCTGGCCGCCCGCGCCGTCTCGCCGGTGGCGCCGCCGCCGGAGCTGGGGGAGGCGTGGCGGCGGATGCGGGGCGCGGACGGCCGGGTCCGCGTCACGGAGCTGGCCGGCGAAGTCGGCTGGAGCCGTCGTCACCTGGGGGAGCGGTTCCGCGCGGAGCTGGGCCTGGCACCCAAGCAGGCGGCACGGGTCCTGCGGTTCGAGCGCGCCGGCCGGCTGCTGCGGCAGGGGCGTTCGGACCTGGCGGCGGTGGCCGTCGAATGCGGTTACTACGACCAGGCGCACCTGACCAACGAGTGGCGGGCGCTGGCGGGCTGCACGCCGGGCACGTGGATCGCCGAGGAGCTCCCGTTCCTCCAAGACGAGGAGGTGGCGGCGGGCGAGACTCGCGGGCATGACTCCTGA
- a CDS encoding class I SAM-dependent methyltransferase, with protein MVANNAMNRDRRLAGRDGYSRLFDVLALRPGARWLDLCCGSGRALLDAAVIRPDLDITGVDLVGYFAAAGPVRFVTASVTAWRPANRFDLVTCVHGLHYVGDKLGALLRAASWLSDGGVFVADFDASGVRLPGGARRLLPALRAAGFSYDSRARRIRREGRFTGTLPFRYLGADDRAGRNYTGQPAVRSYYESAL; from the coding sequence GTGGTGGCCAACAACGCGATGAACCGCGACCGCCGGCTGGCCGGCCGTGACGGTTACTCGCGCCTGTTCGACGTTCTCGCCCTGCGGCCGGGCGCCCGCTGGCTCGACCTCTGCTGCGGCAGTGGGCGCGCCCTGCTGGACGCCGCGGTGATCCGGCCGGACCTGGACATCACCGGCGTCGACCTGGTCGGCTACTTCGCGGCGGCCGGTCCCGTGCGGTTCGTGACGGCGTCGGTCACGGCGTGGCGGCCGGCGAACCGGTTCGACCTCGTCACCTGCGTGCACGGGCTGCACTACGTCGGCGACAAGCTGGGCGCCCTGCTGCGGGCGGCGTCGTGGCTGAGCGACGGCGGGGTGTTCGTGGCCGACTTCGACGCCTCGGGCGTCCGCCTGCCGGGTGGCGCGCGGCGGCTTCTCCCCGCGTTGCGCGCGGCGGGGTTCAGCTACGACTCGCGGGCTCGCCGCATCCGCCGTGAGGGTCGCTTCACCGGCACGCTGCCGTTCCGCTACCTCGGCGCGGACGACCGGGCCGGCCGGAACTACACGGGCCAGCCGGCGGTCCGCTCGTACTACGAGTCAGCCCTGTAG
- the ispG gene encoding flavodoxin-dependent (E)-4-hydroxy-3-methylbut-2-enyl-diphosphate synthase, with amino-acid sequence MTVALGMPALPPPVLSERRKTRQLQVGPVGVGSDFPISVQSMTTTLTSDVNATLQQIAELTAAGCDIVRVACPSADDAEALPAIAKKSQIPVIADIHFQPKYVFAAIEAGCAAVRVNPGNIRKFDDQVKEIAQAAKDHGTPIRIGVNAGSLDKRLLEKYGKATPEALAESALWEASLFAEHDFHDIKISVKHNDPVVMVRAYELLAEQCDYPLHLGVTEAGPAFQGTIKSAVAFGALLRQGIGDTIRVSLSAPPVEEVKVGIQILQSLNLKQRKLEIVSCPSCGRAQVDVYTLAEQVTAGLEGMEIPLRVAVMGCVVNGPGEAREADLGVASGNGKGQIFVKGEVIKTVPEHAIVETLIEEAMRIAEEAGESLGEGAPVVTAG; translated from the coding sequence GTGACCGTCGCACTCGGTATGCCAGCCCTGCCCCCGCCCGTCCTCTCCGAGCGCCGCAAGACCCGCCAGCTCCAGGTGGGCCCGGTCGGTGTCGGCAGCGACTTCCCGATCTCCGTCCAGTCGATGACGACGACGCTCACCTCCGACGTCAACGCGACCCTGCAGCAGATCGCCGAGCTGACCGCCGCGGGCTGCGACATCGTCCGCGTCGCGTGCCCGTCGGCCGACGACGCCGAGGCGCTGCCGGCGATCGCGAAGAAGTCGCAGATCCCGGTGATCGCCGACATCCACTTCCAGCCGAAGTACGTCTTCGCCGCCATCGAGGCCGGCTGCGCCGCGGTGCGCGTGAACCCGGGCAACATCCGGAAGTTCGACGATCAGGTCAAGGAGATCGCGCAGGCCGCGAAGGACCACGGCACGCCGATCCGGATCGGCGTCAACGCCGGTTCGCTCGACAAGCGCCTGCTCGAGAAGTACGGCAAGGCCACGCCGGAGGCACTGGCCGAGTCGGCGCTGTGGGAGGCGTCGCTGTTCGCCGAGCACGACTTCCACGACATCAAGATCTCCGTGAAGCACAACGACCCGGTGGTCATGGTCCGCGCGTACGAGCTGCTCGCCGAGCAGTGCGACTACCCACTGCACCTCGGCGTCACCGAGGCCGGCCCGGCGTTCCAGGGCACCATCAAGTCGGCCGTCGCGTTCGGCGCGCTGCTGCGCCAGGGCATCGGCGACACGATCCGCGTCTCGCTGTCGGCGCCGCCGGTCGAAGAGGTCAAGGTCGGCATCCAGATCCTGCAGTCGCTGAACCTCAAGCAGCGCAAGCTGGAGATCGTGTCGTGCCCGTCGTGCGGGCGCGCGCAGGTGGACGTCTACACGCTCGCCGAGCAGGTCACCGCCGGGCTCGAAGGCATGGAGATCCCGCTGCGCGTCGCCGTCATGGGCTGCGTCGTCAACGGCCCCGGCGAGGCCCGCGAGGCCGACCTGGGCGTGGCGTCCGGCAACGGCAAGGGCCAGATCTTCGTGAAGGGCGAGGTCATCAAGACCGTGCCCGAGCACGCGATCGTCGAGACGCTCATCGAAGAGGCCATGCGCATCGCCGAAGAGGCAGGGGAGTCCCTCGGCGAGGGCGCCCCGGTCGTGACCGCTGGCTGA
- a CDS encoding M50 family metallopeptidase: protein MLAYIIGVVLFALGICVSVALHEAGHMVTAKAFGMKVRRYFVGFGPTVFSWRRGETEYGLKWIPLGGFCDIAGMTALDEVTPDEAPRAMWRFKTWKRTVVMSAGSVTHFILGFVVLYLMAVTMGLPNLNITATEPVLSATSCARAATTKEQAQDPSCPPGAARPAEAAGLRAGDKVLAIGGKPVATWDEMLATVQATSGPTEFDVQRGDQRLALIVDVPKVQRWTTSGVKEVGMIGASPQQPDRTIQYGPVAAVPATFSFTGTMFAETAQRLVQFPQRIPAVVTAIFGGERDPNTPVSVVGASRIGGEAVEQGIWVLFFFLLASLNFFIGVFNLLPLLPLDGGHIAVVWYERVRDWIRARRGKAAGGPVDYTKLSGITMALVLVGGAVTLLTVTADIVNPIRLQ, encoded by the coding sequence GTGCTCGCCTACATCATCGGTGTGGTGCTCTTCGCGCTGGGGATCTGTGTCTCGGTCGCACTGCACGAGGCCGGCCACATGGTCACCGCGAAGGCCTTCGGCATGAAGGTCCGCCGGTACTTCGTGGGCTTCGGGCCCACGGTGTTCTCGTGGCGCCGCGGGGAGACCGAATACGGCCTGAAGTGGATCCCGCTCGGCGGGTTCTGCGACATCGCGGGCATGACCGCGCTCGACGAGGTGACGCCGGACGAGGCGCCGCGCGCGATGTGGCGGTTCAAGACCTGGAAGCGCACCGTCGTGATGTCCGCCGGGTCGGTCACGCACTTCATCCTCGGCTTCGTCGTGCTCTACCTGATGGCCGTGACGATGGGCCTGCCGAACCTGAACATCACCGCGACCGAGCCGGTGCTGTCGGCGACGTCCTGCGCCCGCGCGGCCACGACGAAGGAGCAGGCGCAGGACCCGAGCTGCCCGCCGGGTGCCGCGCGCCCCGCGGAAGCGGCCGGGCTGCGGGCCGGCGACAAGGTACTGGCGATCGGCGGCAAGCCGGTCGCGACCTGGGACGAGATGCTCGCCACCGTGCAGGCCACCAGCGGCCCGACGGAGTTCGACGTCCAGCGCGGCGACCAGCGCCTGGCGCTCATCGTCGACGTGCCGAAGGTGCAGCGCTGGACGACCTCCGGCGTCAAGGAGGTCGGGATGATCGGGGCGTCGCCCCAGCAGCCCGACCGGACCATCCAGTACGGCCCGGTCGCCGCGGTTCCTGCCACGTTCAGCTTCACCGGCACGATGTTCGCCGAGACGGCGCAGCGGCTCGTCCAGTTCCCGCAGCGCATCCCCGCCGTGGTCACCGCGATCTTCGGCGGCGAACGCGACCCGAACACCCCGGTCAGCGTCGTCGGCGCGAGCCGGATCGGCGGCGAGGCCGTCGAGCAGGGCATCTGGGTGCTGTTCTTCTTCCTGCTGGCCAGCCTGAACTTCTTCATCGGCGTGTTCAACCTGCTGCCGCTGCTGCCGCTCGACGGCGGGCACATCGCGGTGGTCTGGTACGAGCGCGTCCGCGACTGGATCCGCGCCCGGCGCGGCAAGGCGGCCGGCGGCCCGGTGGACTACACGAAGCTGTCCGGCATCACGATGGCCCTCGTGCTCGTCGGCGGCGCGGTGACCCTGCTCACGGTGACCGCGGACATCGTCAACCCGATTCGTTTGCAGTAG
- the dxr gene encoding 1-deoxy-D-xylulose-5-phosphate reductoisomerase — protein MTTSRSVLVLGSTGSIGVQALDVAARNPHLFRVAGIAAAGADPAALAAQALAHGVEAVAVTKATAAEDVQLALYAEAQKRGYAQGDFKLPRLFAGSDAVTDLIDAVPVDTVLNALPGSRGLEPTLRALATGATLALANKESLIAGGPLVLAAAKPGQLVPVDSEHSAIAQALRSGHRSEVARLVLTASGGPFRGRTRAELADVTVEQAMAHPTWSMGPLITINSATLVNKGLELIEAALLFDIEPARIDVTVHPQSIVHSMVTFTDGSTIAQASPPDMRLPIALALHWPDRVPAAAPACTWDNAATWTFEPLDNEAFPAVELARHCGTEGGCLPAVYNAANEELVAAFLAQNTGFTSIVDTVSEVVGAADEWRREPRDVEDVLAAERWARARAGSIIEGK, from the coding sequence ATGACTACCTCGCGAAGCGTTCTCGTGCTCGGCTCGACCGGGTCCATCGGCGTGCAGGCCCTGGACGTCGCGGCCCGCAACCCGCACCTCTTCCGGGTGGCCGGCATCGCGGCGGCCGGCGCCGACCCGGCCGCGCTCGCGGCGCAGGCGCTCGCCCACGGCGTGGAGGCCGTCGCCGTGACGAAAGCCACGGCCGCCGAAGACGTGCAGCTCGCGCTGTACGCCGAAGCGCAGAAACGCGGCTACGCGCAGGGTGATTTCAAGCTTCCGCGGCTCTTCGCGGGCTCCGACGCCGTCACCGACCTCATCGACGCCGTCCCGGTCGACACCGTCCTCAACGCCCTGCCCGGCTCCCGCGGCCTCGAGCCGACGCTGCGGGCGCTCGCCACCGGCGCCACCCTCGCGCTCGCCAACAAGGAGTCGCTCATCGCCGGCGGGCCGCTGGTGCTCGCCGCGGCCAAGCCCGGCCAGCTCGTGCCGGTCGACTCCGAGCACTCCGCGATCGCCCAGGCCCTGCGGTCCGGGCACCGGAGCGAAGTCGCGCGGCTCGTCCTCACCGCGTCCGGCGGCCCGTTCCGCGGGCGCACGCGCGCCGAACTGGCCGACGTCACCGTCGAGCAGGCGATGGCGCACCCGACCTGGTCGATGGGACCGCTGATCACCATCAACTCCGCGACCCTGGTCAACAAGGGCCTGGAGCTGATCGAGGCGGCGCTGCTGTTCGACATCGAGCCGGCGCGGATCGACGTCACCGTGCACCCGCAGTCGATCGTGCACTCGATGGTGACGTTCACCGACGGCTCGACGATCGCCCAGGCCAGCCCGCCGGACATGCGGCTGCCGATCGCGCTCGCGCTGCACTGGCCCGACCGCGTCCCCGCCGCCGCTCCCGCCTGCACCTGGGACAACGCCGCGACCTGGACCTTCGAGCCGCTCGACAACGAGGCGTTCCCGGCGGTCGAGCTCGCTCGCCACTGCGGCACGGAGGGCGGCTGCCTGCCCGCCGTCTACAACGCCGCGAACGAGGAGCTGGTCGCCGCTTTCCTCGCGCAGAACACCGGCTTCACGTCGATAGTGGACACTGTTTCCGAGGTGGTGGGAGCCGCCGACGAGTGGCGTCGCGAACCGCGCGACGTCGAGGACGTTCTCGCCGCCGAGCGCTGGGCTCGCGCGCGGGCCGGTTCGATCATCGAGGGGAAGTAG